In Apium graveolens cultivar Ventura chromosome 10, ASM990537v1, whole genome shotgun sequence, the following are encoded in one genomic region:
- the LOC141693575 gene encoding uncharacterized protein LOC141693575 has protein sequence MARQIVVVSLVLVALIGFATADDSPSSSPSSSPSPKGSSSSSPKSSPPQSPAKGTSPASSPKGSSSASPAPADDDDDGADAPDTDSDSGDTPSSSPDNDSPPAPASESSDAPSDAPSPDAADEPSADGADGADAPSPSDDGSKAVALKVPSVVAAALVAGFFVI, from the coding sequence atGGCACGTCAGATTGTGGTTGTTTCACTTGTGTTGGTGGCTCTGATTGGCTTTGCAACCGCTGATGACTCACCATCTAGTTCTCCCAGCAGTAGCCCATCACCAAAGGGTTCTTCTTCGTCCTCTCCTAAATCAAGCCCACCTCAATCACCTGCAAAGGGCACATCTCCTGCATCATCTCCAAAAGGTTCATCCTCCGCTTCACCAGCACCTGCTGATGATGACGACGATGGTGCTGATGCTCCCGATACTGATTCAGATTCAGGAGATACCCCTAGCTCCTCTCCCGACAATGATTCACCGCCAGCTCCTGCCAGCGAGTCTTCTGATGCTCCTTCTGACGCACCATCACCCGATGCTGCTGATGAACCCTCCGCCGATGGCGCTGATGGTGCTGATGCACCCTCACCATCCGACGATGGCAGTAAGGCCGTTGCTTTGAAGGTGCCTTCTGTTGTTGCAGCTGCTCTTGTAGCCGGTTTCTTTGTCATTTAA